The Gadus macrocephalus chromosome 20, ASM3116895v1 genome includes a region encoding these proteins:
- the LOC132448601 gene encoding uncharacterized protein LOC132448601 isoform X1, translating into MASVTRLLVILEEDSCIKLELPNGIPGSVDEVIEEIKNISGLTNEIRLQYYDADFSSWVNLTKTSDLKDLATLKVVQPPPVTLVFEPVDLSVNEANVHSQDDASISSSACSDDTLPVSDASSDTFRKEQWPKVFIIPTFSLSTESQLKAGNAEYQSNQVRLTPSSKMISDILERLADKVYSYRSYPSDADLSEVAQALTQTHPCLKEPGSFNHSYGWKQRLKTKMYNYRTYLKSHSSSSDELTVNSVKRKSPTDAHPAKNIKKPRRAESNHYPSLPHGETPESMEQERIALLTEVKKRNNGKTIRAKMAQTFAFRRQEIVNKKASLEDIIERWPALFEVQEINAEFHRVTTIPLEARFMEKLDEKCIELIQVVRKKGGATREKTKLLPVVEKDTDIGTRREIALKCLIINMRESMDDLVQEFLVSEKEEAEHILQGATMAIYIIRDAQAAPKDIGIILEGQEVVNELPSVANAVAILMGLLYVLNMEYPKTLKQTFEYIQKVLMELDPKGMTTKVKKLYDQLYSTA; encoded by the exons ATGGCGAGTGTCACACGGCTCCTGGTGATTTTAGAAGAGGACAGTTGCATCAAGCTGGAGCTTCCGAATGGCATCCCTGGCTCCGTTGACGAAGTCATCGAAGAAATAAAGAATATTTCTGGTCTAACTAATGAAATACGGCTTCAGTACTACGATGCTGACTTCAGCAGTTGGGTTAACTTGACTAAAACTTCAGACCTGAAGGATCTTGCCACTTTGAAGGTTGTTCAACCCCCCCCTGTGACATTAGTCTTTGAGCCAGTTGACCTCTCTGTGAATGAGGCCAATGTTCACAGCCAAGATGATGCAAGTATCTCTTCATCTGCATGCTCAGATGATACATTACCTGTAAGCGACGCTTCCTCGGACACCTTCAGAAAGGAGCAGTGGCCCAAGGTGTTCATCATCCCTACTTTCTCACTTTCCACAGAATCTCAACTTAAGGCTGGAAATGCAGAGTATCAGAGCAACCAGGTTAGACTGACTCCCAGCTCTAAAATGATTTCCGACATACTTGAAAGACTCGCTGACAAAGTCTATTCGTACAGATCCTATCCTAGTGATGCAGACTTGAGTGAAGTGGCACAggcgctcacacagacacacccctgtCTGAAAGAACCAGGGTCCTTCAACCACAGTTACGGATGGAAACAGAGGCTCAAGACGAAGATGTATAACTATCGCACATACCTAAAATCACACAGTTCATCATCTGACGAGCTGACTGTGAATTCTGTCAAAAGAAAATCCCCCACCGACGCCCACCCAGCAAAGAACATAAAAAAACCCAGGAGAGCCGAGTCTAACCATTACCCATCTCTACCTCATGGCGAGACCCCTGAGTCCATGGAACAAGAGAGAATAGCCCTTTTGACTGAAGTAAAGAAAAGGAACAATGGCAAAACAATAAGAGCGAAGATGGCTCAGACGTTCGCATTTCGGAGGCAAGAAATTGTCAACAAGAAAGCATCTTTGGAGGATATTATTGAGAGATGGCCAGCACTCTTCGAAGTCCAAGAG ATAAATGCAGAGTTCCACAGAGTAACCACAATACCCCTTGAAGCAAGGTTCATGGAGAAACTTGACGAGAAGTGCATCGAACTGATTCAGGTTGTCAGAAAGAAGGGTGGAGCAACTCGGGAGAAGACAAAGCTCCTGCCAGTTGTAGAAAAG GATACTGATATCGGTACAAGGAGGGAGATCGCTCTCAAATGTCTCATCATCAACATGAGAGAATCAATGGATGATCTGGTCCAAGAATTCCTG GTGTCGGAGAAGGAAGAGGCTGAACACATTCTTCAGGGGGCAACCATGGCAATCTACATCATCAGAGATGCACAAGCTGCACCCAAAGACATTGGCATTATACTTGAGGGACAAGAGGTTGTGAACGAGTTGCCGTCTGTCGCAAATGCTGTCGCCATTCTCATGGGACTCCTTTATGTTCTCAATATGGAATATCCAAAGACATTGAAACAGACATTTGAATATATCCAGAAAGTCCTCATGGAGCTGGACCCGAAAGGCATGACCACCAAGGTCAAGAAGCTCTACGACCAGCTATACAGTACAGCTTAG
- the LOC132448601 gene encoding uncharacterized protein LOC132448601 isoform X2 yields the protein MASVTRLLVILEEDSCIKLELPNGIPGSVDEVIEEIKNISGLTNEIRLQYYDADFSSWVNLTKTSDLKDLATLKVVQPPPVTLVFEPVDLSVNEANVHSQDDASISSSACSDDTLPNLNLRLEMQSIRATRSYPSDADLSEVAQALTQTHPCLKEPGSFNHSYGWKQRLKTKMYNYRTYLKSHSSSSDELTVNSVKRKSPTDAHPAKNIKKPRRAESNHYPSLPHGETPESMEQERIALLTEVKKRNNGKTIRAKMAQTFAFRRQEIVNKKASLEDIIERWPALFEVQEINAEFHRVTTIPLEARFMEKLDEKCIELIQVVRKKGGATREKTKLLPVVEKDTDIGTRREIALKCLIINMRESMDDLVQEFLVSEKEEAEHILQGATMAIYIIRDAQAAPKDIGIILEGQEVVNELPSVANAVAILMGLLYVLNMEYPKTLKQTFEYIQKVLMELDPKGMTTKVKKLYDQLYSTA from the exons ATGGCGAGTGTCACACGGCTCCTGGTGATTTTAGAAGAGGACAGTTGCATCAAGCTGGAGCTTCCGAATGGCATCCCTGGCTCCGTTGACGAAGTCATCGAAGAAATAAAGAATATTTCTGGTCTAACTAATGAAATACGGCTTCAGTACTACGATGCTGACTTCAGCAGTTGGGTTAACTTGACTAAAACTTCAGACCTGAAGGATCTTGCCACTTTGAAGGTTGTTCAACCCCCCCCTGTGACATTAGTCTTTGAGCCAGTTGACCTCTCTGTGAATGAGGCCAATGTTCACAGCCAAGATGATGCAAGTATCTCTTCATCTGCATGCTCAGATGATACATTACCT AATCTCAACTTAAGGCTGGAAATGCAGAGTATCAGAGCAACCAG ATCCTATCCTAGTGATGCAGACTTGAGTGAAGTGGCACAggcgctcacacagacacacccctgtCTGAAAGAACCAGGGTCCTTCAACCACAGTTACGGATGGAAACAGAGGCTCAAGACGAAGATGTATAACTATCGCACATACCTAAAATCACACAGTTCATCATCTGACGAGCTGACTGTGAATTCTGTCAAAAGAAAATCCCCCACCGACGCCCACCCAGCAAAGAACATAAAAAAACCCAGGAGAGCCGAGTCTAACCATTACCCATCTCTACCTCATGGCGAGACCCCTGAGTCCATGGAACAAGAGAGAATAGCCCTTTTGACTGAAGTAAAGAAAAGGAACAATGGCAAAACAATAAGAGCGAAGATGGCTCAGACGTTCGCATTTCGGAGGCAAGAAATTGTCAACAAGAAAGCATCTTTGGAGGATATTATTGAGAGATGGCCAGCACTCTTCGAAGTCCAAGAG ATAAATGCAGAGTTCCACAGAGTAACCACAATACCCCTTGAAGCAAGGTTCATGGAGAAACTTGACGAGAAGTGCATCGAACTGATTCAGGTTGTCAGAAAGAAGGGTGGAGCAACTCGGGAGAAGACAAAGCTCCTGCCAGTTGTAGAAAAG GATACTGATATCGGTACAAGGAGGGAGATCGCTCTCAAATGTCTCATCATCAACATGAGAGAATCAATGGATGATCTGGTCCAAGAATTCCTG GTGTCGGAGAAGGAAGAGGCTGAACACATTCTTCAGGGGGCAACCATGGCAATCTACATCATCAGAGATGCACAAGCTGCACCCAAAGACATTGGCATTATACTTGAGGGACAAGAGGTTGTGAACGAGTTGCCGTCTGTCGCAAATGCTGTCGCCATTCTCATGGGACTCCTTTATGTTCTCAATATGGAATATCCAAAGACATTGAAACAGACATTTGAATATATCCAGAAAGTCCTCATGGAGCTGGACCCGAAAGGCATGACCACCAAGGTCAAGAAGCTCTACGACCAGCTATACAGTACAGCTTAG